ttcggataacctactccttggggccacacccagagaataaaaccaattaataaagaatcacaagtgcaaaatattgacttaaacaaaacaagacttcctcttgagatttgccgcaactttgttgtacttctcttcactaatctgatcttgattaaaacgctcaaccacttgaactcccttcaatggccagcgagtgcttgcatccttccgacgcaaggcttgtaaaaatcttctcccgaagactataaacgttgtgttcaaattacaatgtgtattcactcatgaacatgatataaactcaccactaaaaactaaacacacatatttctaaaagatcacgtgaatacttatgatcttgaatacaaagaggaactctcacaaataatgcatctaagagttcacttttctcactgcctttagagccctatttatagagtcattttttgtgctcataaaggctgagaaagaattcttctaataaaggcaagaataattgaagatattcttgattgatgaagagttgccttttttagaagatgttgatccgacagatacgattttggtggggacagctcagacctgtgtcggatccaaaacaagctcaaaaaggaaacaacaattaatgataTTAAGGATCCAGTTTCTTGTTTATTAATTCTTCAGCTGcatgaaaatatataaacaaataatccAGAAATGACTTTTACaaaagtactgaatatttgcaatataaaacttctatttataaacaaattgggacaatataaagctaaataaggaagctcatAATCATCCAAAATTCACAAAAAGGGAAAGtgaatttccgaaaattataataaagggaaacaaccaatttatcttttaagaaaaagatatttctataaaaatgccgattataggatttacaatctccccctttggcaattttatagacaaagaatatctatttttaaaagatccctgcaaaacacaagtaagtgcttaaaatcacaagagtcacaaaatgactccccctgcgaaagaTAACCAAAGCACAAGATAAAATAGTTAACAAAAACCAATAAGAAACAGCAGGTCAGTCAACATAATCAATGTACcaaaaaaatagagttactctctctccccctcattgtctaagaaaatgccaaagaacaaaggaaactaaaccaaaagaaagacacagCTAGTGTTCTTATACATTTAGCAAaagcaaataaaaaaattgaaaggaaTTGTAACCATCAAGGAGCAAGAGAGGTGGATGCACTGATAAGGCCAAcgaagcaagaatttggcgctgagtatccTCCATGAGAGTGAACCGGTCAGAAAGACTTGTAATTCCTTCTTGCTTGCTGTGGTTTTAGGTCAACAGCCTGTAGGAGGCGAGACAGCAGGAATTGATGCTGGGACGGGAGGAGTGGCAGTGGGAACTGACTCAGGAACTGCCTCCTGCTAAGACTTCACGGACTTGGAAGATGAACCTTGAcctcgagtcttcatggctgctaagagtgaaacaagtgaaacacacaaagaaagaaatcctaaacactttggttatacGTGAGAGATCAACAAGAAAACACTgattataaaacaaccaaagtgaatccgaatatatagagtattcggtgcacaaatgaggcaagttcaaaaatgggtaaccggattttaagtgataaatgccaaaatatctcatttttaaaacaaaattctttcacacctcaaaattggaaacttttttgaatattttagaatatattgagataaaacaaataaattgcatcaattaatttttcaaacctttttttttctttttcttttttaagtaCACTGTACAAAacagataaaacaaataaattgcatcaattaattttgtttcttttcttatttctagtttaattttgcttgttttaggtgacaaaaatgagtgaattattttagaaatattggtgaggttagagtgtagttgttgtacttttcattctcaatattgatattgattcttcttctgcttcatttccatatctcattaattattttgtttatcatattctaatttcttttataaaattatttagcatcttttacataagttcagtcatgattttcttatgtaacttagattgttaatttattttagtatatttgttatattgtatgtcttttactgcattttgccagtggtattttgtcgctcttgaatatataatatgatatgctatgaaattaggatatagattcaatttaatttagattatttaatttgtgcttttaatatatatatcttccagttgcaattaatggtgtagaattgcaactgtgttttgaattatatCAATATTATAATAGGCTTTACAacactgcatctctaccttgccatgctctttatctgatcgttttctctaatctatcattttaatttcacaaaatctatctcttcaattctactttatttttatattttatttactaatctaatctttagttgtgtttgcctctctgtggatacgacatagcccgattactactgcgaccgcttaggagtttattgggcgatatcaagtttgaatatcttaaatattcatccatagtgaagtaggttctaagattacaattgtgtgttatagtgataaaagaaggttgagaacttgtgtgttttagtaaagtaagttctgagaaatttggttgtgtgctgcggagctataaggaataaacttattgtatgttgtttgaattgtttgttttgctattcacatgcagatggttaggtcactattataggggaaatgctgcccgattttatctaggattataaacaattagttttatatagacatccaactttatcacgtgcttatttagtgtggttttttttttcatagacataggagaatatatggataaacagtggatgtcagcaaATAGGTTATTTGCGGAATATAtgaacggggtcgatttgttcttaaggttttgttcggaaaatgtgaaagacacaaattttacttattgtccatgtcttaagtgtggaaatgccaaaaagatggatcttaaaaagattaaagaacacttatatttcaatgggatcgataagagttacacaatttgattaagtagaataatatatatgcattttttaacaagtttcaatttaataatgaattactcatacttttaaataattagtgttcacaccaaccagacaatgtgacatgtggatactacataatgaggatgttgaaagatttgattgaacatgcgagtctcGGACATTACTTGAGagcggtattattaattaaaatttacaaattatttttgaaaccatatatataaatgtaaacaaataattaattaatatattttactttatatttgtTTGTAGCTAACAAGTacgtcatatacagaggcacaaattgatgagttgcgacaagaatgggcgacatatatgttaccGATagtccaaagttaccgacctcgttattaggttttcttattttttacctctttcttcatacacaatggaatatttgttaattttgaatatgtctaacaaatattgtgtttcttgtatatgtctaacaaatatatgtctaaccaatttttttttcttgcttattttcattttattaattatgtcaatttcaatttaaattaatattacaTTGAtctcaatttaattaattattaaaataatttcaatttaattaattattaaaatactattaaattataaattaatttattttttaaaatctagGAGACTTCCAATGtcttcaatttaattaattattaaatcaaattaaactaatattaattataaattaattaattttttttaaatctgggagactttcaatgtctcagGTGACCTCCCACGTCTCtcagtgggagaggttgaaagtcaacgtttgactttcaatGTTTCCCACTGGGAAATGTGAGAAGTCTCTCACATCTCCTACAATGACCCCACCAACAATGTGTTCTCATTtgagagacattgtagactttcaatgtctcacaaataaagtcataaaatctctattttgttgtagtgattgtGATGTAAAATTGCGTTCAAATTACTTTAATCCATATACACAATTCCATTACATAATTAATTACCATACATCGTGTTGGCATATGTGAAGATTAGTAGAAATCATATCAAAAgttgacaaattatttttaagGTCTAGTCTCAACTTCAACCTTTTAACAAAAAGAACCGGAGAGACAGGTGATTGTTCTTAGAAATGTTACATGGATTCTTGTATatcatgttatgaattttgtaatttatgATTAAGATGTTCTTTTACAAAATGTGCTAATTTAAATTGTGTTATCATAACCTTTTCTACTAAACTTGTATTCCCAATATTATTAGAAACGTGCGTAAGCATAGTAATTTGAACCCTTTAAACTTATAGTGTAGAATTACTAATTTGTAATGAAAACAATATCCAACAATGGGTAAATATAATAGTAAACATTCAAACCCTTATTTCATATCTTGAAGAAACATTTGGCAGAGGAAGATTAAACAATCGGAATACTTTCCAAAAGAAGATTATAACAAGTATTAATTTCGAAAAAATTGAGAAAATGAGCTATTTGGAATGGAAtgtagaataataataataatacatgaaAATGAGGCAATTCAAAGAACATGACTTCTCAGTCTTTGTTTAACCTTTTATAAGAGTGGCTGAAAAAAAGTATTgcaattaattatattgaattacacaatcttatttatttaaatttggaAACGTACTATAATTTGCCACGTCAGCAATTATAATGTAAGACTACGATACGATAATCAAGAGTGAAGTTGTTATGCATAACCACAGTATCCATTATCGCATTTAACACCCTTTCTGCATTGCCGACCGCATTTGCCACAATGGTGAGGATTGGACAAAACGACAGTGCACTTCCCGTCGCAGCAGCTCTCCCCAAAATTGCACTTGTGGCCACACACCCCGCAGTTGTTGCGGTCTCCTAGAACATTACGACAATGCGTTTTGCAGCAAAACAACATGCTCTTCCCTTTGTTAGCCGAGGCCCCATCGCACACTTTGATGTGGGTGTGACCACAATTAGCGCCTTTCTTTATAATGTTGGCCAAGAAGAAACCACTTCGTGATCTCAACTTTGGAATTGGGTTGTCGAGTTCATAGTAGTGCTCTTCTTCTTCGTTTTCATTAGTATAATTAATGTCGTTTGAGGAGGATATTGTtgatggtagtagtagtagaagaagaagtagtagagagagagagattaacGAGTGAATCGAGGCCATTAACGTTAAAATTATTGGCTTATTATTGTTCACACAATGAGTACAAGGGAGCTGAGCATGAGAAGGTTATTTAAGCTGTTTTGTTTCTTATTAAAGTATGTACAATttgctttaaatatttgaataaaaGTCAGAATACCAACTCTTTATATGGTTTATAATCTAGAAACTAGAATGTGACCATTTTGGTTATATTTTTATGTGGGGTGGGGTCTACAGTATATATCTTCACATATCTAACATGGAGATACAAGTGTGAGAAAACAATTGTGGCTCCAAATATAAAGTACCCGTGACTACATATAGTGGTTGAGACATGGGATGAAAGGAGTTGATAAAAATGGAAATatttatatgtacatatatatacttgaCTTTAGTTTTAAAACATGCTTATTGACTTGTTCCAATGTTGTATATATCCATAAAAAACGAagctaaacatatatatatatatagagagtaTATTAGTAGTGGATATCAGATCTATTCACATTAtaccaaaaattaaaaattatgaagaCATACCAAAATTACTACTAACAAATACCATTTTCTTACAACTTCTGCCAAAAAAATTGGTACCGCTTCTTGATAATTTTTGTATAAggtatattatttaaaaaaaaattatttatcgtAGATGTCAGATGTGAATTGACACCTTAAGAGCATGAATCGTCCATATaccaaaatcaataaataaaacataTACTAGTGTATTTCAAAATAACCGatgatttaaaaattataaatatatgtatacacACAATACTATTAGTAGAcatttttgaaaaatttacaaTATCCTAGCCATTTACAAAAAAATAGATTGACcaagaaaaataatatacaaaaactAGATACCTCTCACATTACCAAACCAAAAATCATTTTAGCTctaaatctatatatatagtaCTATATTATGATGAAAATAGTAGAACTTAAATTCCTCAAACTGCTGTACTTCCCGTCTAAACAAGTCAGTCAATAGACAAAGTCACCTTCAACCTCACCCGCAACAATCTCCTCACCATTTTCCCTAGTTTATTATTctagtaatatatatattattgttaattcCACCATTTACattgttaaaattcatttagatGCCAATCCTTCCAAATTTTTATCAGAAAGATTTACGATGGAATGGATCACTCTTACAGCTAATTATGATCCAAATAACTTTTTGTATCCTTCTCAAGAAGTGAAATAGAAAGCTTTTACTCTTAATAGTTTAAAAATTCTTTAGGTAATTTTTgttacatatttatatatttaattaaatatatattccaATTAATAGGcatatgatgatttttttttctctccctctctcaatTAATCTAGCtcaaatttagtttttttaaaattaaaattaaaatatttccacagattaacttttttttattaaataatgtcGTTTTCAAATGTATTGTCATTTTACTTAATTTGTATCGTTTTTCTTACAAATGccgttttttctttttctttcaaggGATTATTTTTCATGTATTGTGGTTTTGCTCAATACACCCTTGACTTTAGTTACAAGTTAAAAACGAGCCTATTGATTTGTTGTTCCATTTGAAAAAGGTAAACAGACATAGACAGAAGACTAGTGGTGGGTATCAGATCTATTCACGTTGATGTTATTGAAATTAAAATGAATTAGCATGTAT
This genomic interval from Humulus lupulus chromosome 8, drHumLupu1.1, whole genome shotgun sequence contains the following:
- the LOC133793694 gene encoding protein GRIM REAPER; the encoded protein is MASIHSLISLSLLLLLLLLLPSTISSSNDINYTNENEEEEHYYELDNPIPKLRSRSGFFLANIIKKGANCGHTHIKVCDGASANKGKSMLFCCKTHCRNVLGDRNNCGVCGHKCNFGESCCDGKCTVVLSNPHHCGKCGRQCRKGVKCDNGYCGYA